The following proteins are co-located in the Eleginops maclovinus isolate JMC-PN-2008 ecotype Puerto Natales chromosome 1, JC_Emac_rtc_rv5, whole genome shotgun sequence genome:
- the LOC134863100 gene encoding thyrotropin subunit beta-like isoform X2 — protein MPSLVLKCILLCALMHATVFSCMLKNHTLWIERQDCGQCMAINTTICSGYCYTQDTNLKGRFGRIFLIQRSCVPLSLVYRAVHVPGCPPDVNSQLYYPEAKRCSCRRCNTRTHHCVRTSRVSNDRCNVTLVGVKNQTQPAVET, from the exons ATGCCGTCGTTAGTGTTGAAATGCATTCTGCTGTGTGCCCTAATGCATGCAACGGTGTTTTCCTGTATGCTGAAGAATCACACCTTATGGATTGAAAGGCAAGACTGCGGCCAGTGTATGGCAATCAACACAACCATTTGCAGCGGCTACTGTTACACACAG GACACCAATTTGAAAGGAAGGTTTGGGAGGATTTTCCTGATCCAGCGCAGCTGTGTGCCTCTGTCTCTGGTGTACCGAGCCGTCCATGTGCCGGGCTGCCCTCCGGATGTTAACTCACAGCTGTATTATCCTGAGGCAAAGCGCTGCAGCTGCAGGCGCTGCAACACGCGCACACACCACTGTGTCCGCACCAGCCGGGTCTCTAATGACCGATGCAACGTGACCCTGGTCGGTGTGAAGAACCAGACCCAGCCTGCTGTGGAAACTTGA
- the LOC134863100 gene encoding thyrotropin subunit beta-like isoform X1, whose protein sequence is MSRMPSLVLKCILLCALMHATVFSCMLKNHTLWIERQDCGQCMAINTTICSGYCYTQDTNLKGRFGRIFLIQRSCVPLSLVYRAVHVPGCPPDVNSQLYYPEAKRCSCRRCNTRTHHCVRTSRVSNDRCNVTLVGVKNQTQPAVET, encoded by the exons ATGTCaag AATGCCGTCGTTAGTGTTGAAATGCATTCTGCTGTGTGCCCTAATGCATGCAACGGTGTTTTCCTGTATGCTGAAGAATCACACCTTATGGATTGAAAGGCAAGACTGCGGCCAGTGTATGGCAATCAACACAACCATTTGCAGCGGCTACTGTTACACACAG GACACCAATTTGAAAGGAAGGTTTGGGAGGATTTTCCTGATCCAGCGCAGCTGTGTGCCTCTGTCTCTGGTGTACCGAGCCGTCCATGTGCCGGGCTGCCCTCCGGATGTTAACTCACAGCTGTATTATCCTGAGGCAAAGCGCTGCAGCTGCAGGCGCTGCAACACGCGCACACACCACTGTGTCCGCACCAGCCGGGTCTCTAATGACCGATGCAACGTGACCCTGGTCGGTGTGAAGAACCAGACCCAGCCTGCTGTGGAAACTTGA